One Coprococcus phoceensis DNA window includes the following coding sequences:
- a CDS encoding CD3337/EF1877 family mobilome membrane protein, with protein sequence MKERIKGAFTKKKIFHFLKMALFVVALSLILLSLLGTVAHATGLVDDTINAENLYSKYPLSNYQLDFYVDNSWSWLPWNWLDGIGKSVQYGLYCITNFVWTISLYLSNATGYVVQEAYKLDFINDMADSIGKSIQTLAGVTENGFSSTGFYVGFLLLIILVVGMYVAYTGLIKRETSKALHAVINFVVVFILSASFIAYAPDYIKKINEFSSDISTASLDLGTKIMLPNSDSEGKDSVDLIRDSLFSIQVEQPWLLLQFGNSNAEEIGTDRVEALVSASPEDEDGKTREEVVKTEIEDNDNNNLTIPQVVNRLGMVFFLLFFNLGITIFVFLLTGMMLFSQILFIIFAMFLPISFLLSMIPSYESMAKQAIVRVFNTIMTRAGITLIVTVAFSISSMFYNISTDYPFFMVAFLQIVCFAGIYMKLGDLMSMFSLNAGDSQSMGRRIFRRPYLFMRHRARRMERRMARAVSHGSMVGAGTGAMAGSLLSSNTENKRNRTNTQPQRNNTSMGSKAGSKVGAVLDTKNKVKDKANAVKENIKDMPTQTAYAVYSAKEKAKSSVSDFKRGMVQEQQSRQTGRLEKQEQRKKNIADKRMELQKAQEARQARKTDGSATTGATRPHERPATTSIIPKPSAEKTKEVKRPATATTSKASEPVKTTVIKERPLSSGASDRKATQSAQPVHRQNVEKVVSQETRQNYTKDRRTKVQQTQTTEKNRNLVTKKGQKKK encoded by the coding sequence ATGAAAGAAAGGATAAAAGGTGCGTTCACAAAAAAGAAGATTTTCCACTTTCTCAAAATGGCTCTGTTCGTGGTGGCACTCTCCCTTATCCTGCTTTCACTTTTGGGGACGGTGGCTCATGCGACGGGGCTTGTGGACGATACCATAAACGCAGAAAATCTATATTCAAAATATCCCCTTTCCAACTACCAGCTTGATTTTTATGTGGATAATAGCTGGTCGTGGCTTCCGTGGAACTGGCTGGACGGTATCGGAAAATCGGTGCAGTACGGACTTTACTGCATTACTAATTTTGTCTGGACTATCAGTTTATATTTAAGCAATGCTACGGGCTATGTGGTGCAGGAAGCCTATAAGCTGGACTTCATCAATGATATGGCAGACAGTATCGGAAAAAGCATACAGACCCTTGCAGGCGTTACCGAGAATGGCTTTTCTTCTACGGGCTTCTATGTTGGTTTCCTGCTTCTCATTATCTTAGTGGTGGGAATGTATGTTGCCTATACGGGACTGATAAAACGGGAAACCAGCAAGGCACTTCACGCCGTTATCAACTTTGTAGTGGTGTTCATTCTGTCCGCTTCGTTTATTGCCTATGCTCCCGACTACATCAAGAAGATAAATGAATTTTCCAGTGACATCAGTACCGCTTCTTTGGACTTGGGAACAAAAATCATGCTCCCCAACTCTGACAGCGAGGGCAAGGACAGCGTGGACTTGATACGGGACAGTTTATTTTCTATTCAAGTAGAACAGCCGTGGCTACTCTTACAATTCGGCAACAGCAACGCAGAAGAAATCGGGACAGACCGTGTGGAAGCTCTTGTATCGGCTAGTCCAGAGGACGAGGACGGAAAGACCAGAGAAGAAGTCGTGAAAACAGAAATAGAGGACAACGACAACAACAATCTGACAATACCGCAGGTGGTAAACCGTTTGGGTATGGTGTTCTTCCTACTGTTTTTTAACTTAGGTATCACAATATTTGTATTCTTGCTTACGGGCATGATGTTGTTCAGCCAGATACTTTTTATTATCTTTGCAATGTTTCTGCCTATCAGCTTTCTACTTTCTATGATACCGAGCTATGAAAGCATGGCAAAGCAGGCAATCGTGAGGGTATTTAATACCATAATGACACGGGCAGGCATAACGCTCATTGTAACGGTGGCGTTCAGCATTTCCAGTATGTTTTATAACATATCCACGGACTATCCGTTCTTCATGGTGGCGTTCTTGCAGATAGTATGTTTCGCTGGTATCTACATGAAGCTGGGCGACTTAATGAGTATGTTCTCACTTAATGCTGGCGACAGTCAAAGCATGGGACGACGCATATTCCGCAGACCGTATCTGTTTATGCGACATCGGGCTAGGCGTATGGAGCGACGCATGGCAAGGGCTGTTAGTCATGGAAGTATGGTTGGAGCTGGAACGGGGGCTATGGCAGGTTCTCTTTTATCTTCTAATACAGAAAATAAGCGAAACCGTACCAACACACAGCCACAGCGTAACAATACTTCTATGGGAAGTAAGGCAGGCTCAAAGGTGGGTGCTGTCTTAGATACGAAAAATAAAGTGAAAGATAAGGCAAACGCTGTCAAAGAGAATATCAAGGATATGCCGACACAGACTGCTTATGCGGTGTATTCCGCAAAGGAAAAGGCAAAGTCCAGCGTGTCCGACTTCAAGCGTGGCATGGTGCAGGAACAGCAGTCCAGACAGACGGGACGATTGGAAAAGCAGGAACAGCGTAAGAAAAATATCGCTGACAAACGTATGGAGCTTCAAAAGGCACAAGAAGCAAGGCAGGCACGAAAGACGGACGGATCAGCGACAACGGGAGCTACCCGTCCCCATGAGCGACCAGCCACAACTTCAATCATTCCAAAACCGAGTGCGGAAAAAACGAAGGAAGTCAAACGACCTGCCACAGCGACCACTTCAAAAGCAAGTGAGCCAGTCAAGACAACTGTTATCAAAGAGCGTCCGCTATCTTCTGGTGCTTCTGATAGAAAAGCGACCCAGTCGGCACAGCCAGTACATAGGCAGAATGTAGAAAAAGTAGTATCGCAGGAAACACGCCAGAATTACACCAAAGACCGCAGGACAAAGGTTCAGCAAACGCAGACCACAGAGAAGAACCGTAACCTTGTAACGAAGAAAGGACAGAAGAAAAAATGA
- a CDS encoding MBL fold metallo-hydrolase gives MDSWFTVEQIDQDTFVISEYKHWEETHCYLLCGTKRAILIDTGLGVSNIREVIDGLTKLPITVITTHVHWDHIGGHKYFRSIAVHEAEKEWLSVKFPIPLQVVKNNIMCNPCDFPSDFKVEKYQIFQGVPQMILHDEDCIDLGNRKLVVIHTPGHSPGHCCFYEADRKYLYSGDLIYSGCLDAFYPSTNPQEFWKSVRKIQSLKISRILPGHHHLSIPVTIIDKIETAFHNLSNEGKLKQGNGIFSYEGFQIHI, from the coding sequence ATGGACAGTTGGTTTACCGTCGAACAAATAGACCAAGATACATTCGTCATCAGCGAATACAAACACTGGGAAGAAACACATTGTTATCTATTGTGTGGGACAAAAAGAGCCATTCTGATTGATACAGGTTTAGGTGTTTCCAACATCAGAGAGGTTATTGATGGATTGACGAAACTGCCCATTACAGTAATCACTACTCATGTTCATTGGGATCATATCGGTGGACATAAATATTTTCGGTCTATTGCAGTTCATGAAGCAGAAAAAGAATGGCTATCGGTCAAATTCCCTATACCTTTGCAAGTGGTAAAAAACAATATTATGTGCAATCCATGTGATTTCCCCTCGGATTTTAAGGTAGAGAAATATCAGATTTTTCAAGGGGTTCCGCAAATGATTTTACATGATGAAGATTGTATTGACTTAGGGAACAGAAAGTTGGTAGTTATTCACACGCCCGGTCATTCTCCCGGACATTGTTGTTTCTATGAAGCGGATAGAAAATATCTGTATTCCGGCGATTTGATATATAGCGGTTGCCTTGATGCTTTTTATCCATCAACAAACCCACAAGAATTTTGGAAGTCTGTTAGAAAAATTCAATCTTTAAAGATAAGTCGAATTTTGCCAGGGCATCATCATTTATCTATTCCAGTTACTATAATTGACAAGATAGAGACAGCTTTTCACAACTTGTCAAATGAAGGGAAATTGAAACAAGGGAATGGTATATTCAGCTATGAGGGGTTTCAAATCCATATCTGA
- the ltrA gene encoding group II intron reverse transcriptase/maturase produces MLKKDKLRYNEYYDMQHIYDELYAQSKNGNNFYKLLEIVGSEQNICLAYRNLKTNSGSKTAGTDGLTIDDIKHLCDEDIIMKVRSSLDNYQPKSVRRVFIPKSGSDKRRPLGIPCIWDRLVQQCILQVLEPICEPKFHNHSYGFRANRSAHHALGRVTSLINISKYHYCVDVDIKGFFDNVNHGKLLKQIWTLGIRDKRLICIISKMLKAEIDGEGVPEKGTPQGGLLSPLLSLIVLNELDWWVSSQWETFQPNHRNKNGWFQYAKKHTRLKSGFIVRYADDFKIMCSTYEEAQRFYHSTVDFLNKRLKLEISPEKSKVVNLKKNSSDFLGFKIKVIPKGKTKHGYVAKTDMNQKALKKAKTNLKLKVKDIVRHTTTFQIARYNLAVMGMQNYYCVATNIYNNLTEVSYALLPTTRVRFKKIAKLIPFETTSQDFQMKTTGIRPQTKIIMIADTPLLPINGVKHKNPLNFSQDICNFTEHGRSKIHEEIALVTKGEIRILLEYKDTTKSVEFNDNRISVFIAQQGNCYITNRRHSPTDMVCIYKNITETDRDKYQNLVFVEIPISKAILTESVQQAKMWLMNYGLSSQQKKKLNKIRANYGYQAIK; encoded by the coding sequence ATGCTAAAGAAAGACAAGCTCCGCTATAACGAATATTATGATATGCAACATATTTATGATGAGTTATACGCACAGAGCAAAAATGGTAATAACTTTTATAAGTTACTGGAAATTGTTGGTTCAGAACAAAATATCTGCTTGGCATACCGAAATTTAAAAACAAACAGCGGAAGCAAAACCGCTGGTACAGATGGGCTAACGATTGATGATATTAAACATTTGTGTGATGAAGATATTATTATGAAAGTCCGAAGCAGCCTGGATAATTACCAACCAAAATCAGTCAGACGGGTTTTTATTCCTAAATCTGGAAGCGATAAAAGGCGACCTCTCGGAATCCCCTGTATCTGGGACAGACTTGTACAACAATGTATCTTACAAGTCCTAGAACCGATATGCGAACCTAAGTTCCATAATCATTCCTATGGATTCCGTGCGAATCGAAGTGCCCACCATGCACTTGGCAGAGTAACCAGTTTGATAAACATATCAAAGTATCATTACTGCGTTGATGTAGATATTAAAGGATTCTTTGATAATGTCAACCACGGGAAATTGTTAAAACAGATTTGGACACTTGGCATTCGAGATAAAAGACTGATTTGCATTATTAGTAAAATGCTGAAAGCTGAAATTGACGGCGAGGGTGTTCCAGAAAAAGGAACTCCGCAAGGCGGTCTGTTAAGTCCCCTGCTCTCGCTCATAGTCCTTAATGAATTGGATTGGTGGGTAAGCAGTCAATGGGAAACTTTCCAGCCAAACCACCGTAATAAAAACGGTTGGTTTCAATATGCAAAGAAACATACGAGGTTAAAAAGTGGCTTTATTGTGCGTTATGCTGACGATTTTAAAATTATGTGTTCGACCTATGAAGAAGCACAGCGATTCTATCACAGTACCGTAGATTTTCTAAACAAAAGGCTGAAATTAGAAATCAGTCCAGAAAAATCAAAGGTAGTAAATCTGAAGAAAAATTCATCTGATTTTCTGGGATTCAAAATTAAAGTGATTCCAAAAGGGAAGACAAAACATGGATATGTTGCCAAAACAGATATGAACCAAAAAGCACTAAAGAAAGCAAAAACAAATCTAAAGTTAAAAGTCAAGGATATAGTCAGGCACACAACTACTTTCCAGATTGCACGTTATAATCTGGCGGTTATGGGAATGCAGAATTATTATTGTGTGGCTACGAATATATACAACAATTTAACAGAAGTAAGTTACGCTCTCTTACCGACCACCAGAGTTCGTTTTAAAAAGATTGCAAAGCTAATACCTTTTGAAACTACAAGTCAAGATTTCCAGATGAAAACAACTGGAATACGACCACAAACAAAAATTATTATGATTGCCGATACTCCTCTATTGCCAATCAACGGAGTAAAACACAAAAATCCGCTGAATTTCTCACAGGATATATGCAACTTTACAGAACACGGAAGAAGCAAAATACATGAGGAAATAGCATTGGTAACGAAAGGAGAGATACGGATTCTTTTAGAGTATAAAGACACCACAAAGAGTGTTGAATTTAATGATAATCGAATTTCGGTATTTATAGCCCAACAAGGCAATTGCTATATCACTAATCGAAGGCATAGCCCGACTGATATGGTTTGTATCTACAAGAATATTACCGAAACAGATAGAGATAAATACCAAAATCTTGTATTTGTTGAAATACCAATATCAAAAGCGATACTGACTGAATCAGTACAACAGGCGAAAATGTGGTTGATGAACTATGGCTTGAGCAGTCAACAAAAGAAAAAGCTGAACAAAATACGAGCGAACTATGGATACCAAGCAATAAAATAA
- a CDS encoding DUF3789 domain-containing protein yields the protein MWELVKDFLLVSMGMGIGVVLMCILSVGKEADYKMKQLKESEDN from the coding sequence ATGTGGGAATTAGTAAAAGACTTCCTGCTGGTATCTATGGGAATGGGTATCGGCGTAGTCTTGATGTGTATTTTGAGTGTTGGCAAAGAAGCTGACTATAAAATGAAACAATTAAAAGAAAGCGAGGACAATTAA
- a CDS encoding antirestriction protein ArdA — protein MIDDMAVYIANLGKYNEGYLVGAWFTFPIDEEDVTEKIGLNEQYEEYAIHDTDNFPIDIGEYVSIEELNEMYEMIEELPDYIVECLNEFISHYGTLEEVVEHKDDIYYYPDCETMTDVAYYYIDELQALGDIPPSLQNYIDYEAYGRDLDMGGCFIETSRGMCEIPY, from the coding sequence ATGATTGATGATATGGCGGTTTATATTGCGAACCTTGGCAAATACAACGAGGGCTATTTAGTGGGTGCTTGGTTCACTTTCCCCATTGACGAGGAAGATGTAACAGAAAAAATCGGCTTGAATGAACAGTATGAGGAATACGCTATCCATGATACCGACAACTTCCCTATCGACATAGGGGAATATGTTTCCATTGAAGAACTCAATGAGATGTATGAAATGATAGAGGAACTTCCCGACTATATCGTAGAGTGTCTGAACGAATTTATCAGCCACTACGGAACGCTGGAAGAAGTCGTGGAACATAAGGACGATATTTATTATTATCCCGATTGTGAAACCATGACAGACGTTGCCTACTACTACATAGACGAATTACAGGCACTTGGGGATATTCCACCCAGCTTGCAGAACTACATTGACTATGAAGCCTACGGGCGAGATTTGGATATGGGCGGTTGCTTCATTGAAACAAGCCGAGGTATGTGCGAAATACCATATTAA
- a CDS encoding antirestriction protein ArdA, whose translation MQETRVLVETGRTTGEETTSYWFDLPIDVAEFEEKLGVGAESQDYRIIEKVLPYADEVHEQTSVYQINELDFMYRQLSADMQEEYVALLTVFENLEALYICRNVITVYHDCKSMIDVAKQKLMNDPTFKHLSEDCQEYYFDFEAYASHLLENRCYLVTEHSVFELPE comes from the coding sequence ATGCAGGAAACAAGGGTGCTGGTGGAAACGGGAAGAACAACTGGCGAAGAAACAACGTCGTACTGGTTTGACCTGCCGATAGATGTTGCCGAGTTTGAAGAAAAGCTAGGTGTCGGTGCAGAAAGTCAAGATTACCGCATTATCGAAAAGGTGTTGCCTTATGCTGATGAAGTCCACGAACAAACAAGCGTGTATCAGATTAATGAATTAGATTTTATGTACCGCCAGCTATCAGCCGATATGCAAGAAGAATATGTAGCACTTCTTACCGTGTTTGAGAACTTAGAAGCACTTTATATTTGCAGGAACGTGATTACGGTTTATCACGATTGTAAAAGCATGATTGATGTTGCAAAGCAAAAGCTGATGAATGACCCCACATTCAAGCATTTGTCCGAGGACTGTCAAGAATACTATTTCGACTTTGAAGCCTACGCTTCTCACTTGCTGGAAAACAGATGCTATCTTGTAACGGAACACAGTGTCTTTGAACTTCCAGAGTAG
- a CDS encoding YjdF family protein, whose amino-acid sequence MKTIKCKLTVYFAEPFWIGIFERICDGKLSVAKVTFGAEPKDYDIQEFVLKHYYDLQFSPAVETIVKKDKKNPKRVLRDVKKQLQNNGIGTKSQQALKLQHELKKEEYKSNSKHKKQMEAEQKFKLKQQKKKAKHRGH is encoded by the coding sequence ATGAAGACAATAAAATGTAAATTGACTGTGTATTTTGCAGAACCTTTTTGGATTGGAATTTTTGAACGAATTTGTGATGGCAAACTTTCCGTAGCAAAGGTAACATTTGGTGCAGAGCCAAAAGATTATGATATTCAAGAATTTGTGTTGAAACATTATTATGATTTACAATTTAGTCCAGCAGTTGAAACGATTGTAAAAAAGGATAAGAAAAATCCTAAAAGAGTTCTTAGAGATGTAAAGAAACAATTACAGAACAATGGAATTGGGACAAAATCGCAACAAGCTTTAAAATTACAACATGAATTAAAAAAAGAAGAATATAAATCTAATTCCAAACATAAAAAGCAAATGGAAGCAGAACAAAAGTTTAAGTTGAAGCAACAAAAGAAAAAAGCAAAACACAGAGGACATTAA
- the mobT gene encoding MobT family relaxase yields the protein MVLNEEQGIKELREKRIAYGISQGRLAVASGITREYLNKIESGKMKPSKELMNTLHKELARFNPEAPLTMLFDYVKIRFPTLDIQHIIKDILKLNINYMLHEDYGHYSYTEHYSLGDIFIYTSADEEKGVLLELKGRGCRQFESYLLAQQRSWYDFLMDALVDGGVMKRIDLAINDHTGILDIPELAEKCRKREYIGKSRSYKFYQSGELIKHREDDREYMGRTLYLGSLKSDVYFCIYEKDYEQYVKLGTPLEEADIINRFEIRLRNERAYYAVRDLLTYYDAEQTAFSIINQYVRFVDEQPDKRKNDWKLNDRWAWFIGDNRQSLKLTTKPEPYTLDRTLRWVQRQVAPTLKMLKKIDKGNGTDYMETIEKQATLSEKHEMIIKQQTTPTKDLVES from the coding sequence ATGGTTCTGAATGAAGAACAAGGGATAAAAGAATTACGGGAGAAACGGATTGCTTACGGTATCTCACAAGGCAGGCTGGCGGTGGCTTCTGGCATTACAAGGGAATATCTCAACAAGATAGAAAGCGGAAAAATGAAACCGTCAAAGGAACTTATGAATACTCTGCATAAGGAACTGGCAAGGTTCAATCCAGAAGCACCGCTTACCATGCTGTTTGATTATGTGAAAATTCGTTTTCCCACGCTGGATATACAGCATATCATCAAAGATATATTAAAACTGAATATCAATTATATGCTCCATGAAGATTACGGACATTACAGTTATACGGAGCATTATTCATTAGGGGACATCTTTATCTATACGTCGGCTGACGAAGAAAAAGGTGTCCTTTTAGAGTTAAAGGGGCGTGGTTGCAGGCAGTTTGAAAGTTACCTGCTGGCACAGCAAAGAAGCTGGTATGACTTCCTTATGGACGCATTAGTAGACGGTGGCGTGATGAAGCGTATCGACCTTGCTATCAACGACCATACGGGCATTTTGGATATTCCAGAGCTTGCGGAAAAATGCAGGAAACGGGAATATATCGGAAAGTCCAGAAGTTATAAGTTTTACCAGTCGGGCGAGCTTATCAAGCACAGAGAGGACGACAGAGAATATATGGGACGTACCCTTTATCTTGGTTCGCTGAAATCAGATGTGTATTTCTGTATCTATGAAAAGGACTATGAGCAGTACGTTAAGTTAGGGACACCGCTGGAGGAAGCCGACATTATCAATCGTTTTGAGATACGGCTTCGTAATGAACGTGCCTATTATGCAGTACGGGATTTGCTGACCTATTATGACGCAGAACAGACCGCCTTTTCTATCATCAACCAGTATGTGCGGTTTGTTGATGAACAACCCGACAAGCGAAAAAATGACTGGAAACTCAATGACCGCTGGGCGTGGTTTATCGGCGATAATCGGCAAAGTCTGAAACTGACGACAAAGCCAGAGCCTTATACCTTAGACCGCACATTGCGTTGGGTACAACGGCAGGTAGCACCGACCTTGAAAATGCTGAAAAAGATTGATAAGGGAAACGGTACAGACTACATGGAAACAATCGAAAAGCAGGCAACCTTGAGTGAAAAACATGAAATGATAATCAAACAGCAGACGACCCCTACAAAAGATTTGGTGGAAAGTTAG
- the tcpF gene encoding conjugal transfer ATPase TcpF: MFPIKYIDNNLVWNKDNEVFAYYELIPYNYSFLSAEQKFIVHDSFRQLIAQSREGKIHALQIATESSIRSMQEQSKKLVTGKLKEVAYQKIDEQTEALVSMIGDNQVDYRFFLGFKLMVTEEQLNLKNIKKSAWLTFTEFLHEVNHTLMNDFVSMPNDEINRYMKMEKLLENKISRRFKVRRLEINDFGYLMEHLYGRDGIAYEDYEYQLPKKKLNKETLIKYYDLIRPTRCVIEESQRYLRLEHGDKESYVSYFTVNAIVGELDFPSSEIFYFQQQQFTFPVDTSMNVEIVENRKALTTVRNKKKELKDLDNHAYQAGSETSSNVVDALDSVDELETDLDQGKESMYKLSYVIRVSAPDLDELKRRCDEVKDFYDDLNVKLVRPAGDMLGLHSEFLPASKRYINDYVQYVKSDFLAGLGFGATQQLGETTGIYMGYSVDTGRNVYLQPSLASQGVKGTVTNALASAFVGSLGGGKSFCNNLLVYYSVLFGGQAVILDPKSERGNWKETLPEIAHEINIVNLTSDKDNAGLLDPFVIMKNVKDAESLAIDILTFLTGISSRDGEKFPVLRKAVRSVTQSDSRGLLHVIDELRREDTPISRNIADHIDSFTDYDFAHLLFSDGTVENAISLDNQLNIIQVADLVLPDKDTTFEEYTTIELLSVSMLIVISTFALDFIHSDRSIFKIVDLDEAWAFLNVAQGETLSNKLVRAGRAMQAGVYFVTQSSGDVSKESLKNNIGLKFAFRSTDINEIKQTLEFFGIDKDDENNQKRLRNLENGQCLLQDLYGRVGVVQIHPVFEELLHAFDTRPPVQRNEVE; this comes from the coding sequence ATGTTCCCGATAAAATATATTGACAACAACCTTGTCTGGAACAAGGACAATGAGGTGTTCGCCTACTATGAGCTGATACCATACAATTATTCTTTCCTATCCGCAGAGCAGAAATTTATCGTGCATGACAGTTTTCGACAGCTTATCGCCCAGTCCCGTGAGGGTAAAATTCATGCGTTGCAGATTGCCACAGAAAGCTCAATCCGCAGTATGCAGGAACAGTCAAAGAAGCTGGTAACCGGAAAATTAAAGGAAGTTGCCTATCAGAAGATAGACGAACAGACCGAAGCGTTAGTATCTATGATTGGGGACAATCAAGTGGACTACCGCTTTTTTCTTGGCTTTAAGCTCATGGTTACGGAAGAACAGCTCAATCTGAAGAACATCAAAAAATCGGCGTGGCTGACGTTTACGGAATTTCTCCATGAAGTGAACCACACGCTGATGAATGATTTTGTTTCCATGCCGAATGATGAAATCAACCGTTACATGAAAATGGAAAAACTTCTGGAAAATAAAATCTCCCGTCGCTTTAAGGTGCGTCGCTTGGAAATCAATGATTTTGGGTATCTTATGGAACATCTTTACGGCAGGGACGGTATTGCCTATGAAGATTATGAGTATCAGCTACCAAAGAAGAAATTGAACAAAGAAACTCTGATAAAATACTACGACCTTATCCGTCCGACAAGGTGTGTGATTGAGGAAAGCCAGCGGTATTTACGATTGGAACATGGGGACAAGGAAAGCTATGTGTCTTATTTTACCGTCAATGCGATTGTAGGCGAGCTTGATTTTCCGTCAAGTGAAATCTTTTATTTCCAGCAACAGCAATTCACATTCCCCGTTGATACTTCTATGAATGTAGAAATCGTGGAGAACAGGAAGGCTCTTACCACAGTAAGAAATAAGAAAAAGGAATTGAAAGACCTTGACAATCACGCTTATCAAGCAGGAAGTGAAACCAGCTCAAATGTGGTGGACGCATTAGACAGCGTGGACGAACTGGAAACAGACTTAGACCAGGGCAAAGAAAGTATGTATAAGTTAAGCTACGTGATACGGGTGTCTGCACCCGATCTTGACGAGCTGAAACGCCGTTGTGATGAAGTCAAGGACTTTTACGACGACCTCAATGTAAAGCTGGTGCGTCCTGCTGGGGATATGCTGGGGCTTCATTCTGAATTTCTTCCTGCCAGCAAGCGATATATCAATGATTATGTGCAGTATGTAAAATCAGACTTCTTGGCAGGACTTGGCTTTGGTGCTACCCAGCAGTTAGGGGAAACTACGGGTATCTATATGGGATATTCCGTTGATACGGGAAGAAATGTGTACCTGCAACCGTCCCTTGCCAGTCAAGGTGTAAAAGGTACAGTTACCAACGCCCTTGCTTCTGCTTTTGTCGGTTCGCTTGGCGGTGGGAAGTCGTTCTGCAACAATCTTCTGGTGTACTACTCTGTTCTCTTTGGGGGACAAGCGGTTATCTTAGACCCTAAAAGTGAGCGTGGCAACTGGAAAGAAACACTTCCAGAAATCGCCCATGAAATCAATATCGTAAACCTTACCAGCGACAAGGACAATGCAGGACTTCTTGACCCATTTGTGATTATGAAGAATGTAAAAGACGCTGAAAGTCTGGCTATCGACATCTTGACATTTTTAACGGGTATTTCCTCTAGGGACGGCGAAAAATTCCCCGTGTTACGAAAAGCGGTGCGTTCCGTTACCCAGAGCGACAGTCGGGGTTTGCTCCATGTGATAGACGAGCTACGCCGTGAAGATACACCCATATCAAGAAATATTGCAGACCATATTGACAGCTTCACGGACTATGATTTTGCACACCTGCTGTTTTCGGACGGTACGGTAGAAAATGCTATCAGTCTGGATAACCAGCTCAATATCATTCAAGTAGCCGACCTTGTCTTGCCAGATAAGGACACGACCTTTGAGGAATACACGACCATTGAATTATTGTCGGTGTCTATGCTGATTGTGATTAGTACCTTTGCCCTTGATTTTATCCATTCGGACAGAAGCATTTTCAAGATTGTCGATTTGGACGAAGCGTGGGCGTTCTTAAACGTGGCACAAGGCGAAACTTTATCAAATAAGCTGGTTCGTGCTGGACGAGCTATGCAGGCAGGCGTTTATTTCGTTACACAATCTTCTGGCGACGTATCAAAGGAAAGTCTGAAAAACAATATCGGCTTGAAATTTGCCTTTCGTTCTACGGACATTAACGAGATAAAGCAGACCTTAGAGTTTTTCGGTATCGACAAGGACGACGAGAACAACCAGAAACGCTTGCGTAATTTAGAGAACGGACAATGCTTATTGCAGGACTTATACGGGCGTGTCGGTGTGGTACAGATACACCCAGTCTTTGAAGAACTGTTACACGCTTTTGATACCAGACCGCCCGTACAGAGAAATGAGGTGGAGTGA
- a CDS encoding conjugal transfer protein codes for MKKIKSYTGIWNVEKVLYAINDFNLPFPVTFTQITWFVITEFLIILFGDIPPLSMIEGAFLKYFGIPVALTWFMSQKTFDGKKPYSFLKSQITYALRPKITYGGKAVKLHKQILNETITAVRSVNYVPDKIY; via the coding sequence TTGAAAAAGATTAAATCTTATACGGGTATCTGGAACGTGGAAAAAGTCTTATATGCAATCAATGACTTTAACTTACCCTTTCCCGTTACCTTTACACAGATTACATGGTTTGTGATTACGGAATTTCTCATCATTCTGTTTGGGGATATTCCCCCACTTTCCATGATTGAGGGAGCATTTCTCAAATACTTCGGTATTCCCGTTGCTCTCACTTGGTTTATGTCGCAGAAAACCTTTGACGGAAAGAAGCCGTACAGCTTTTTGAAATCACAGATAACCTATGCCCTGCGACCTAAAATCACTTATGGAGGAAAAGCCGTAAAACTGCATAAGCAGATATTGAACGAAACAATCACGGCAGTAAGGAGTGTGAACTATGTTCCCGATAAAATATATTGA